From one Catenuloplanes nepalensis genomic stretch:
- a CDS encoding ABC transporter permease, which produces MSDWEATRLVTAREIKVKIRDKAFLISTAFLLIFAIAGTVAPSFFDGGGPASVAVVAGTPAGQLAAAGLEVREVADAAEAEALVRAGDVDSAVVGGVVLAMEDAPGEVVSALSSPPEVRLLDPAALNEAVAFLVPYLFAMVFFFTSLMFGLQIAQSVTEEKQTRIVEILVSSVPPRVLLSGKVLAGAILAFAQIGLLALVAIAGLRFSGGEQDTDVNLLNLLAPAIGWFLPFFVVGFVLLAAMWAVAGALVSRQEDINSVSTPIQLAIMLPFFGTIFLSGNPLAMTIMSYIPFSAPIAMPVRLFTDDAAAWEPVASLLVLAIAAAAMLFAAARLYEGSLLRTNGKTSLAQAWRSREALPS; this is translated from the coding sequence TTGTCCGATTGGGAGGCCACGCGGCTCGTCACCGCGCGCGAGATCAAGGTCAAGATCAGGGACAAGGCCTTCCTGATCAGTACGGCGTTCCTGCTGATCTTCGCGATCGCCGGCACGGTCGCGCCGTCGTTCTTCGACGGTGGCGGCCCGGCCAGCGTGGCGGTCGTCGCCGGCACCCCGGCCGGGCAGCTCGCCGCGGCCGGCCTGGAGGTGCGCGAGGTCGCGGACGCGGCCGAGGCGGAGGCCCTGGTCCGCGCCGGCGACGTCGACTCGGCCGTGGTCGGCGGCGTGGTGCTGGCGATGGAGGACGCGCCGGGTGAGGTGGTCTCCGCGCTGAGCAGCCCGCCGGAGGTCCGCCTGCTCGACCCGGCCGCGCTGAACGAGGCGGTGGCGTTCCTGGTCCCGTACCTCTTCGCGATGGTCTTCTTCTTCACGTCCCTGATGTTCGGCCTGCAGATCGCGCAGAGCGTGACCGAGGAGAAACAGACCCGGATCGTGGAGATCCTGGTGTCCAGCGTGCCGCCGCGGGTGCTGCTGAGCGGCAAGGTGCTGGCCGGCGCGATCCTGGCGTTCGCCCAGATCGGCCTGCTCGCGCTGGTGGCGATCGCGGGTCTGCGGTTCTCCGGCGGGGAGCAGGACACGGACGTGAACCTGCTGAACCTGCTGGCCCCCGCGATCGGCTGGTTCCTGCCGTTCTTCGTGGTCGGGTTCGTGCTGCTGGCCGCGATGTGGGCGGTGGCGGGCGCGCTGGTGAGCCGGCAGGAGGACATCAACAGCGTCTCCACGCCGATCCAGCTCGCGATCATGCTGCCGTTCTTCGGCACGATCTTCCTGAGCGGCAACCCGCTGGCGATGACGATCATGTCGTACATTCCGTTCTCCGCGCCGATCGCGATGCCGGTGCGGCTGTTCACCGACGACGCGGCGGCGTGGGAGCCGGTGGCCTCGCTGCTGGTGCTGGCGATCGCCGCGGCCGCGATGCTGTTCGCCGCGGCCCGGCTCTACGAGGGCTCGCTGCTGCGGACGAACGGCAAGACGTCGCTCGCCCAGGCCTGGCGCTCCCGCGAGGCGCTGCCCAGCTGA
- a CDS encoding ABC transporter ATP-binding protein, with protein MTKVLRVSAVDRGFAGRQVLKDVSFDVTAGRMTGFVGANGAGKTTTMRIILGVLAPDSGEVTWDGRALTRADRQAFGYMPEERGLYPKMSVREQVVYLGRLHGLSAADAARGANELLERVGLGERADSKLETLSLGNQQRAQVAAALVHDPEVLVLDEPFSGLDPMAVDTVVSVLRERARAGASVLFSSHQLDVVERLCDDLVIIADGTIRAAGEREELRGRYARRQFELTVDSDLGWLRDRPGTTLTDLDGRRAVVELAPDADDQELLRDALARGPVRSFRPVIPTLAEIFREVTR; from the coding sequence ATGACGAAGGTGCTCAGGGTGAGCGCCGTCGACCGGGGCTTCGCCGGCCGGCAGGTGCTGAAGGACGTCTCGTTCGACGTGACGGCGGGACGCATGACGGGCTTCGTCGGCGCCAACGGCGCCGGCAAGACCACCACCATGCGGATCATTCTCGGCGTGCTCGCGCCGGACTCCGGCGAGGTGACCTGGGACGGCCGCGCGCTGACCCGGGCCGACCGCCAGGCGTTCGGATACATGCCGGAGGAGCGGGGCCTGTATCCGAAGATGTCGGTCCGGGAGCAGGTCGTCTACCTCGGCCGGCTGCACGGGCTGAGCGCGGCCGACGCCGCCCGCGGCGCGAACGAGCTGCTGGAGCGGGTCGGGCTGGGCGAGCGTGCGGACAGCAAGCTGGAGACGCTGTCGCTCGGCAACCAGCAGCGCGCCCAGGTGGCCGCCGCGCTGGTGCACGACCCGGAGGTGCTGGTCCTCGACGAGCCGTTCTCCGGCCTGGACCCGATGGCGGTCGACACCGTCGTCTCGGTGCTCCGCGAGCGGGCCCGGGCCGGCGCGTCCGTGCTCTTCTCCAGCCACCAGCTGGACGTGGTCGAGCGGCTCTGCGACGACCTGGTGATCATCGCGGACGGCACGATCCGCGCGGCCGGTGAGCGCGAGGAACTGCGTGGCCGGTACGCCCGGCGCCAGTTCGAGCTGACCGTCGACTCCGACCTGGGCTGGCTGCGCGACCGCCCGGGCACCACGCTGACCGATCTGGACGGCCGCCGCGCGGTCGTCGAGCTCGCCCCGGACGCCGACGACCAGGAGCTGCTGCGCGACGCGCTCGCCCGCGGCCCGGTCCGCTCGTTCCGCCCGGTCATCCCCACGCTGGCCGAGATCTTCCGAGAGGTGACCCGATGA
- a CDS encoding sensor histidine kinase, whose product MTTTAGEQTWRRPGPTADQRRNDMLIGIAAMVASTFNLVLSTSAGILLFEDPPSRTEQAVWAIACTLPLMWRRRFPEPVMLVIAAAYIGSQVRHAQEAQISQIVLFTAIYTAGAWSRNRRRAKIARAVVIASMFIWLFVSMATSVSDMPPDAFSTAAGPLPPLISVILVQILVNAIYFGFAYYFGDEGWTAAHDRHLLVERAEELRRSQEKESERAVLSERVRIARELHDVVAHHVAVMGVQAAAARRVLDKDADKARTALGAVEQEARTAVDELRRMLGVLRATDADATLPPVHSIDDLPELLASSRQAGLRIEHGVYGDPAVDVPESVSVAAYRIVQEALTNTLKHAGPVDVDVRIRYLSRELEIDVTDSGRATGTPNARGMGLIGMRERVAAHDGVLETGPRESGGFRVRARFPLTKKEVAA is encoded by the coding sequence GTGACGACGACGGCGGGGGAACAGACGTGGCGGCGGCCCGGGCCGACCGCCGACCAGCGACGCAACGACATGCTCATCGGCATCGCCGCGATGGTGGCGAGCACGTTCAACCTGGTGCTGTCCACGAGCGCGGGCATCCTCCTCTTCGAGGACCCGCCGTCCCGCACGGAACAGGCGGTCTGGGCGATCGCGTGCACGCTGCCGCTGATGTGGCGGCGCCGCTTCCCGGAGCCGGTGATGCTGGTGATCGCGGCGGCGTACATCGGGAGTCAGGTCCGGCACGCCCAGGAGGCGCAGATCTCCCAGATCGTGCTCTTCACCGCGATCTACACGGCCGGTGCCTGGTCGCGGAACCGGCGCCGCGCGAAGATCGCCCGGGCCGTCGTCATCGCCTCGATGTTCATCTGGCTGTTCGTCTCGATGGCGACCTCCGTGTCGGACATGCCGCCGGACGCGTTCTCGACCGCGGCCGGGCCGCTGCCGCCGCTGATCTCCGTCATCCTGGTCCAGATCCTGGTCAACGCGATCTACTTCGGATTCGCCTACTACTTCGGTGACGAGGGCTGGACCGCCGCCCACGACCGCCACCTGCTGGTCGAGCGCGCCGAGGAGCTGCGCCGCTCGCAGGAGAAGGAGTCGGAGCGCGCGGTGCTGAGCGAGCGCGTCCGGATAGCGCGCGAGTTGCACGACGTGGTCGCGCACCATGTGGCCGTGATGGGCGTGCAGGCCGCGGCCGCGCGCCGGGTGCTGGACAAGGACGCGGACAAGGCGCGCACCGCGCTCGGCGCGGTCGAGCAGGAGGCCCGGACCGCGGTCGACGAGCTGCGCCGCATGCTGGGCGTGCTGCGCGCGACGGACGCGGACGCGACCCTGCCGCCGGTGCACAGCATCGACGACCTGCCGGAGCTGCTGGCCAGCTCGCGTCAGGCCGGTCTGCGGATCGAACACGGCGTCTACGGCGACCCGGCGGTGGACGTGCCGGAGTCGGTGTCGGTCGCGGCGTACCGGATCGTGCAGGAGGCGCTGACCAACACGCTCAAGCACGCCGGTCCGGTCGACGTGGACGTGCGCATCCGCTATCTGAGCCGCGAGCTGGAGATCGACGTGACCGACTCCGGGCGTGCGACCGGCACGCCGAACGCGCGCGGCATGGGCCTGATCGGCATGCGCGAGCGGGTGGCCGCGCACGACGGCGTGCTGGAGACCGGCCCGCGGGAGAGCGGCGGTTTCCGGGTCCGCGCCCGCTTCCCCCTGACGAAGAAGGAGGTCGCGGCATGA
- the sigJ gene encoding RNA polymerase sigma factor SigJ — MTDLATEFEAERAHLTSVAYRMLGSRAEAEDVVQDAWLRYAAALADPAARAEIRDLRGWLTTTTARLCLDVLRSARVRREEYVGPWLPEPIVERLPDGDADPAERAARTDQVGIALLVVMERLAPEQRVAFVLHDMFAVPFDQIAGTLGVSAAAARQLASRARRAVTDGGPRHTAGLTEQRRVVAAFLDAADRGDLAALVAALDPDGVAISDGGGHVSAGRRPVVGADKVARFAAGLWGRRDAVLSGLRVEPVLVNGDFGLLLEGAWADGRPYRQVTTFAVADGRITGLFSQLNPEKLTAVPFHG; from the coding sequence GTGACGGATCTCGCCACCGAGTTCGAGGCCGAGCGGGCACACCTGACCTCGGTCGCCTACCGCATGCTGGGCAGCCGGGCCGAGGCGGAGGACGTGGTGCAGGACGCCTGGCTTCGCTACGCGGCCGCGCTCGCCGACCCGGCCGCCCGCGCGGAGATCCGGGACCTGCGCGGCTGGCTGACCACCACCACCGCCCGGCTCTGCCTGGACGTGCTGCGCTCCGCGCGGGTGCGCCGCGAGGAATACGTGGGACCGTGGCTGCCCGAGCCGATCGTCGAGCGCCTCCCGGACGGCGACGCCGACCCGGCCGAGCGCGCTGCCCGGACCGACCAGGTCGGGATCGCGCTACTGGTCGTGATGGAGCGGCTGGCGCCGGAGCAGCGGGTGGCGTTCGTGCTGCACGACATGTTCGCGGTGCCGTTCGACCAGATCGCCGGCACGCTCGGCGTCTCCGCGGCCGCGGCCCGCCAGCTCGCCTCGCGGGCCCGGCGCGCGGTCACGGACGGCGGACCGCGGCACACCGCCGGCCTGACCGAGCAGCGCCGCGTGGTGGCCGCGTTCCTGGACGCGGCCGACCGGGGAGACCTCGCCGCGCTGGTCGCGGCGCTCGACCCGGACGGCGTGGCGATCAGCGATGGCGGCGGGCACGTCTCCGCGGGTCGCCGGCCGGTGGTCGGCGCGGACAAGGTCGCCCGGTTCGCGGCCGGGCTCTGGGGCCGCCGGGACGCGGTGCTCTCCGGGCTGCGCGTCGAGCCGGTGCTGGTCAACGGCGACTTCGGGCTGTTGCTGGAGGGCGCCTGGGCGGACGGGCGGCCGTACCGGCAGGTGACCACGTTCGCGGTCGCGGACGGGCGGATCACCGGGCTGTTCAGCCAGCTCAACCCGGAGAAGCTCACCGCGGTCCCGTTCCACGGGTGA
- a CDS encoding DUF47 domain-containing protein, whose amino-acid sequence MRFSFRPVEGVFYELFTRAAFNLVRGTELLNELALPGVDVQSVSERLTEVEHDSDAITHDLYKKINSTFVTPFDREDIYSLGSQLDDVMDHLEAVGNLLYLYGLTQLPALPRELHELVNVLDQQAKLTADAMPRLREMKGLEEYWIECNRLENDGDRAYRMLLVRLFSGEYDALTVLKLKEVADELEAACDAFEHVANTVETIAVKES is encoded by the coding sequence GTGAGGTTTTCCTTCCGCCCCGTCGAGGGCGTCTTCTACGAGCTGTTCACCCGGGCCGCGTTCAACCTGGTGCGCGGCACCGAGCTGTTGAACGAGCTGGCCCTGCCGGGTGTCGACGTGCAGTCGGTCAGCGAGCGGCTGACCGAGGTCGAGCACGACAGCGACGCGATCACCCACGACCTGTACAAGAAGATCAACTCAACGTTCGTCACGCCGTTCGACCGGGAGGACATCTATTCGCTCGGCTCGCAGCTGGACGACGTGATGGACCACCTCGAGGCGGTCGGCAACCTGCTCTACCTCTACGGCCTGACCCAGCTCCCGGCGCTGCCGCGCGAGCTGCACGAGCTGGTCAACGTGCTCGACCAGCAGGCGAAGCTGACCGCGGACGCGATGCCCCGGCTGCGCGAGATGAAGGGCCTAGAGGAGTACTGGATCGAGTGCAACCGGCTGGAGAACGACGGCGACCGGGCGTACCGGATGCTGCTGGTCCGGCTCTTCTCCGGTGAGTACGACGCGCTGACCGTGCTCAAGCTCAAGGAGGTCGCGGACGAGCTGGAGGCGGCCTGCGACGCGTTCGAGCACGTGGCGAACACGGTCGAGACGATCGCGGTCAAGGAGTCATGA
- a CDS encoding NUDIX hydrolase has protein sequence MAELWPLPAPMVDRMRRFADSGETPAVPRVAATVVMIKPIRPMRVYVMRRASAMVFGGVWAFPGGSVEPGETPPEAAAREVAEEAGVLLDPAALTPWSRWITPEFEPRRFDTYFYLVALPPGADPRALTSESDDTAWVTPEEALARHASGEWAMLPPTLVTLRQLAAAGDLEGALAAAATREASTPIIPRAVDGSLAIEI, from the coding sequence ATGGCTGAGCTGTGGCCCCTGCCCGCGCCCATGGTCGACCGCATGCGCCGCTTCGCCGACTCGGGGGAGACCCCGGCCGTGCCGCGCGTCGCCGCCACGGTCGTGATGATCAAACCCATTCGGCCCATGCGGGTGTACGTGATGCGCCGCGCCTCCGCGATGGTCTTCGGCGGCGTGTGGGCGTTCCCCGGTGGCAGCGTGGAGCCGGGTGAGACGCCCCCTGAGGCGGCCGCGCGCGAGGTGGCGGAGGAGGCCGGCGTGCTGCTCGACCCGGCCGCGCTGACGCCGTGGAGCCGGTGGATCACGCCGGAGTTCGAGCCGCGCCGCTTCGACACGTACTTCTACCTGGTCGCGCTGCCGCCCGGCGCCGATCCGCGCGCGCTCACCTCGGAGTCCGACGACACGGCCTGGGTGACGCCGGAGGAGGCGCTGGCCCGGCACGCCTCGGGCGAGTGGGCGATGCTGCCGCCCACGCTGGTCACGCTCCGCCAGCTGGCCGCGGCCGGTGACCTGGAGGGCGCGCTCGCCGCGGCCGCGACCCGCGAGGCGTCCACCCCGATCATCCCGCGCGCCGTGGACGGCAGCCTCGCCATCGAGATCTGA
- the pstB gene encoding phosphate ABC transporter ATP-binding protein PstB has protein sequence MAKRVEATNVNAFYGSFKAIENVNMVVEPKTVTALIGPSGCGKSTFLRSINRMHEVLPNARVEGTLTLDQENIYDKQVDVTAVRRLIGMVFQRPNPFPTMSIFDNVVAGLRLNGVTKKSVLKEAAETSLRSANLWDEVKDRLEKPGAGLSGGQQQRLCIARTIAVEPQVVLMDEPCSALDPISTLAIEDLIFKLKDRFTIIIVTHNMQQAARVSDRTAFFSIDKTGDPGRLIEYDDTQKIFSNPSVKRTEDYITGRFG, from the coding sequence ATGGCAAAGCGCGTCGAGGCGACGAACGTCAACGCGTTCTACGGCTCGTTCAAGGCCATCGAGAACGTCAACATGGTCGTCGAGCCGAAGACCGTCACCGCGCTCATCGGCCCGTCCGGCTGCGGCAAGTCCACGTTCCTCCGGTCGATCAACCGGATGCACGAGGTGCTGCCGAACGCCCGGGTCGAGGGCACGCTGACGCTGGACCAGGAGAACATCTACGACAAGCAGGTGGACGTCACCGCCGTCCGCCGGCTGATCGGCATGGTGTTCCAGCGCCCGAACCCGTTCCCCACCATGTCGATCTTCGACAACGTGGTGGCCGGCCTGAGGCTCAACGGCGTCACCAAGAAGTCGGTGCTGAAGGAGGCGGCGGAGACGTCGCTGCGCTCGGCGAACCTGTGGGACGAGGTCAAGGACCGGCTGGAGAAGCCGGGCGCCGGCCTCTCCGGCGGTCAGCAGCAGCGCCTCTGCATCGCCCGCACCATCGCGGTCGAGCCGCAGGTCGTGCTGATGGACGAGCCGTGTTCCGCGCTCGACCCGATCTCGACGCTGGCGATCGAGGACCTGATCTTCAAGCTGAAGGACCGGTTCACGATCATCATCGTCACGCACAACATGCAGCAGGCGGCCCGTGTCTCGGACCGCACCGCGTTCTTCTCGATCGACAAGACCGGTGACCCGGGCCGTCTGATCGAGTACGACGACACCCAGAAGATCTTCTCGAACCCGAGCGTCAAGCGGACCGAGGACTACATCACCGGCCGCTTCGGCTGA
- a CDS encoding DUF402 domain-containing protein, which translates to MSDVVRVVYQKYDGTAHRDYPARRLAEDDLGVWLGVTAGTPSVYHGRASVERIPFILLVPHSAHWTGMFNPPPRTSEVYCDITTRARWEADTVHLIDLDLDVVRRRSTGLVELRDEDEFADHRERFGYPEDLVREAHLAADWLLGALGDGSEPFASAYRKWLALVT; encoded by the coding sequence ATGTCAGACGTGGTCCGGGTGGTCTACCAGAAGTACGACGGCACCGCACACCGGGACTACCCCGCGCGCCGCCTGGCCGAGGACGACCTCGGTGTCTGGCTGGGTGTGACCGCGGGCACGCCGAGCGTCTATCACGGCCGGGCCTCTGTGGAGCGCATCCCGTTCATCCTGCTGGTGCCGCACAGCGCGCACTGGACCGGCATGTTCAACCCGCCGCCGCGCACCAGCGAGGTCTACTGCGACATCACCACGCGGGCCCGGTGGGAGGCCGACACCGTGCATCTCATAGATCTTGATCTCGATGTGGTGCGGCGGCGCTCGACCGGCCTGGTGGAGCTGCGTGACGAGGACGAGTTCGCGGACCACCGGGAGCGGTTCGGCTACCCCGAGGACCTGGTCCGGGAGGCGCACCTGGCCGCGGACTGGCTGCTCGGCGCGCTGGGCGACGGGAGCGAGCCGTTCGCCTCCGCCTACCGCAAGTGGCTGGCGCTGGTCACCTGA
- a CDS encoding inorganic phosphate transporter: MSPELVAVIAVILVALVFDYTNGFHDAANAIATSISTRALTPRAALLMAALGNLVGAHFGAGVAATVGDGLIHLPTGVASLGVLFAGVTGAIIWNLITWYLGLPSSSSHALLGGLVGATLFAADGSVQWANIVDKVVIPMVVSPLVGVVLGFAVMIAILWIFRRGHPARLNRGFRAAQTVSAAAMAIGHGMQDAAKTMGIVVLALFTGGFAANKTDIPEWVVWASAIVLAAGTYAGGWRIIRTLARKIIDLGPPEGFAAETVASGVLYFNALVLHAPISTTHTITSAIAGVGATKRLSAVRWNVAGNIVLAWVTTFPAAALIACLTYFVVAPIFG; this comes from the coding sequence ATGAGCCCCGAGCTGGTCGCGGTGATCGCGGTGATCCTGGTCGCGCTGGTGTTCGACTACACCAACGGCTTCCACGACGCCGCCAACGCCATCGCCACCAGCATCTCCACCCGGGCGCTGACGCCGCGCGCCGCGCTGCTGATGGCCGCGCTCGGCAACCTCGTCGGCGCGCACTTCGGCGCCGGCGTGGCCGCGACGGTCGGCGACGGCCTGATCCACCTGCCCACCGGCGTGGCGAGCCTGGGCGTGCTGTTCGCGGGCGTGACCGGCGCGATCATCTGGAACCTGATCACCTGGTACCTCGGGCTGCCGTCCTCGTCCTCGCACGCGCTGCTCGGCGGGCTGGTCGGCGCCACGCTGTTCGCGGCCGACGGCTCCGTGCAGTGGGCCAACATCGTCGACAAGGTGGTCATCCCGATGGTCGTGTCGCCGCTGGTCGGCGTCGTGCTCGGTTTCGCCGTGATGATCGCGATCCTGTGGATCTTCCGGCGCGGCCACCCGGCCCGGCTCAACCGGGGCTTCCGGGCGGCGCAGACCGTCTCCGCGGCCGCGATGGCGATCGGGCACGGCATGCAGGACGCGGCGAAGACCATGGGCATCGTCGTGCTGGCGCTGTTCACCGGCGGATTCGCGGCCAACAAGACCGACATCCCGGAGTGGGTGGTCTGGGCGTCCGCGATCGTGCTGGCGGCCGGGACGTACGCGGGCGGCTGGCGGATCATCCGGACGCTGGCCCGCAAGATCATCGATCTGGGACCGCCGGAGGGCTTCGCGGCCGAGACCGTGGCCAGCGGCGTGCTCTACTTCAACGCGCTGGTCCTGCACGCGCCGATCTCCACCACGCACACGATCACCAGCGCGATCGCGGGCGTGGGCGCGACCAAGCGGCTCTCCGCGGTCCGCTGGAACGTGGCCGGCAACATCGTGCTCGCGTGGGTGACCACGTTCCCGGCCGCCGCGCTGATCGCCTGCCTGACCTACTTCGTGGTCGCCCCGATCTTCGGCTGA
- a CDS encoding Gfo/Idh/MocA family protein gives MNDRPVRWGILATGGIAASFVEDLKLLPDAEIVAVGSRSPESARAFAATHGIPRAHGSWQELAADPDVDVIYVATPHSAHFEAAMTCLDAGKAVLCEKPFTLDRARAERMVARAREKNVLLMEAMWTRLNPVVLRAVQLVSDGAIGEVTTVSSDFGVFGPFPPEHRMRARKLGGGALLDLGVYPIAIALLFLGMPDHVRAWAKLGPEGTDENTAMIFGYDRGAVATLTCGILGVTPNSAVISGSAGRITLHDPAFVPRALTLHRSGAEPEVFAEDFPGKGYQFEAAEINRCLRAGLIESPVIPHALTLDVMGLLDDVRAQIGLSYD, from the coding sequence ATGAATGATCGACCCGTTCGCTGGGGCATCCTGGCCACCGGCGGCATCGCCGCCTCGTTCGTGGAGGACCTGAAGCTGCTGCCGGACGCGGAAATCGTCGCCGTCGGCTCGCGGTCACCGGAGTCCGCGCGGGCGTTCGCGGCCACGCACGGCATCCCGCGCGCCCACGGCAGCTGGCAGGAACTGGCCGCGGACCCGGACGTCGACGTGATCTACGTGGCGACGCCGCACTCCGCGCACTTCGAGGCCGCCATGACCTGCCTGGACGCGGGTAAGGCGGTGCTCTGCGAGAAGCCGTTCACGCTGGACCGGGCGCGCGCCGAGCGGATGGTCGCGCGGGCCCGGGAGAAGAACGTACTGCTCATGGAGGCGATGTGGACGCGCCTCAACCCGGTGGTGCTGCGCGCGGTGCAGCTGGTCTCCGACGGCGCGATCGGCGAGGTCACCACCGTGTCGTCCGACTTCGGCGTGTTCGGCCCGTTCCCGCCGGAGCACCGGATGCGCGCCCGGAAGCTCGGCGGCGGCGCGCTGCTGGACCTGGGCGTCTATCCGATCGCGATCGCGCTGCTGTTCCTCGGCATGCCCGATCACGTGCGCGCCTGGGCCAAGCTCGGCCCGGAGGGCACGGACGAGAACACCGCGATGATCTTTGGGTACGACCGGGGCGCGGTCGCCACGCTGACCTGCGGCATCCTCGGCGTCACGCCGAACAGCGCGGTGATCAGCGGCAGCGCGGGCCGGATCACGCTGCACGACCCGGCGTTCGTGCCGCGCGCGCTGACGCTGCACCGGAGCGGCGCCGAGCCGGAGGTCTTCGCCGAGGACTTCCCGGGCAAGGGTTACCAGTTCGAGGCCGCGGAGATCAACCGGTGCCTGCGCGCCGGACTGATCGAGAGCCCGGTGATCCCGCACGCGCTCACGCTGGACGTGATGGGCCTGCTGGACGACGTCCGCGCCCAGATCGGCCTCTCCTACGACTGA
- a CDS encoding response regulator, producing the protein MIRVLLADDQHLVRSGFRVILETEDDIEVVGEASDGLTAVDRAAQLRPDVILMDVEMPGVDGLEATRRITADTGEDGPAVLILTTFDRDDYLFAALRAGASGFLLKTGTPEALIDAVRILSRGEALLDPQLTRRVIATFARPGEAAPQKKADLGELTPRENEVLVLLAGGCTNAEIAEQLFLGEATVKTHVSRVLTKLGLRDRVQAVVFAYENGVVGPSRG; encoded by the coding sequence ATGATTCGCGTTCTGCTGGCCGACGATCAGCACCTGGTGCGCAGCGGCTTCCGGGTCATCCTCGAGACGGAGGACGACATCGAGGTGGTCGGTGAGGCGTCGGACGGGCTGACCGCGGTCGACCGGGCCGCTCAGCTGCGCCCGGACGTGATCCTGATGGACGTGGAGATGCCCGGCGTGGACGGTCTGGAGGCCACCCGGCGGATCACGGCGGACACCGGCGAGGACGGTCCGGCCGTGCTGATCCTGACCACGTTCGACCGGGACGACTACCTGTTCGCGGCGCTGCGCGCGGGGGCGAGCGGGTTTCTGCTGAAGACCGGCACGCCGGAGGCGCTGATCGACGCGGTGCGCATCCTGTCCCGTGGCGAGGCGCTGCTGGATCCGCAGCTCACCCGCCGGGTGATCGCCACGTTCGCGCGCCCGGGCGAGGCCGCGCCGCAGAAGAAGGCCGATCTCGGTGAGCTGACCCCGCGGGAGAACGAGGTGCTGGTGCTGCTGGCCGGCGGCTGCACGAACGCGGAGATTGCGGAGCAGCTGTTCCTCGGCGAGGCGACCGTGAAGACGCACGTCAGCCGCGTGCTGACCAAGCTCGGCCTGCGGGACCGGGTGCAGGCCGTGGTCTTCGCCTACGAGAACGGCGTGGTGGGTCCGTCGCGCGGCTGA